acaaaggctattgctgcctcgaccttcacaccggacacgttcatgtctctcgtcatgtcacgtttgctgagcacatttttcctttctcacaacgcactactacaccatccaacacccctagctccgcaaacaccccctctccccgtcctttccaactatatactcccctacctgccgaacacaacttatcaccaccaccattaacatccaccatagccaatcccaaccatacactcacccaacccgagacgtccccaacacccccggcccctgctccctccccaacacccccggcccctactcccactccaccacccagccctgctcccactccaccacccagccctactccttcgtccgactcttccactgcgccggactcaccagtacccaccttaccccctcgtgctattcctacagcagccccgattaatgatcatcgcatgcgtactagggccaaatcaggatttcatcaaccccaagaccgcctaaaccttcatacctccgtatctctcacttctcttccaaagaattacaaaactgctctacttgatcccaattgggccgctgccatgcaagaagaatataatgctttacttcaaaacaacacctggcaacttgttcctcgtcctcccaatacaaatattgtttctggcaaatggatttttcgccaaaagttccactccgatgggagcctctcacgatataaagccaggtgggtttgtcgtggcttttctcagcaataaggaattgattacgaagaaaccttctctcctgttgttaaacctagcaccattcgcaccgttcttagtgttgctgtctcctcttcatggcccattcaccaacttgatgttaaaaatgctttcctccacagttccctctacggctcagtttgctgacattttcaccaaggcactgcctactaagccgtttcaagatatctgtttcagtctcaacgtcgtcgagcctgccgttgatactgtggggggatgttagagtagtcattatggtatacgacttctagtccaagtcagttttgtacccctaccccaagtcggtttgtaccttcttatatactcttgtatgccgcaccaaatcatctataagcaacagttttattcagctttcacatGGGAGTCCAATTGGTCGAGATTCGCGCTCATTACCCGGGAGTCCAATTCGTTTAGATGCGTGCTGCAATCCGTCGAACTTTTTTGGGGGGAATTTTCGGTGCACAAGACAAGATTATGTACAATGCGGCTTTGGCAACTTAGGCAATCTTGCATTTCCATGTTCTGAAAAAGGCATGCGGGCTATTCGAACATCTGAACAACTTTGGACAGCAGAACTGCTCCAATTGCAATTCGGTGCACGAGATTATTTGCACGATCAATACACCGTTACCCAACAAATTTGCGTTAGTTCCTACATCTATCTCCCGGTATTATATACAGCTCGCTCTCTCACTCTCAAAGTCAGTACATTTTCCAGCTTCATTCATCGCTGGAAGTTATGAGCGTCGGTATTTGCCCGTTGTCTGCAAAATCCAGCTTGTTCAGCCTCATGCAGCACAGCACATGCTCAGGTAGCTCCTCGGCCTTCTGCGCCTGCACCCAGACGACAAGGTTCAGATTTTCAGCCAACAAAACATCCCTCAAGCAAACTAATACCAAGGCCAAGAACAGAGGGAAAATATTAAGTACCTGAATGGTCAGCCCAAGATCAATGACACCATGTTTCAGCCGCTCTCGGAAGGTCTCGAGGCCCTTTCGCGATATGTAGCTGAACCGGTGCACGTCGATGTCGATCTCGAAGTAGTTCGAGCCCTGCATCACAATGAACAAACGGACGCACACGTTTCAGTCAGGACTGGGACATGAAGAATCTCTGAATTTGAGCACATGGAGGAAAATGTGAGACAGCATAATTGGTTAGTACCTTGTAGAATTTGTGCTGGGGCCTAGACAGCACCGGCTTCTGGTTATAGGTCTGCACAAGCCTCCTCTCGGCCGCGCTGAGCTGCAGGTCTTCAGGGTTTACAATGCCGGCCAGGATTTTCAGCCTCTCTGTGTAGGGCACGTTGCTGTCCACCGGGAACCCCTTGACCTTCTCCATTTCCTCGTTCATAACACTCTGCATGACCAATTACTCATCAGAAACTTGTCCAAGCCTCCAAGGTACTGAAAGTTGTTAGATTGTAAAATGAAATAGAAATGTAATCAATTTGGCTCACCTTGATGCTGTCCTTGAGCTGAGGAGAGATCTCCTTGTCGAAGCTCTCGGATATCTTGAAATACAGGACCAGGCTAACGCCATCGCCATCGTTCTCGCCGAACATGGTAGTAGGGTAGGTAGGCAACTGTACAGATCAGTTAGCTTGTTAAATTCAGACCTAACCAATCAATACCCAAAGGTGACAAAtcagtactactccctctgtaaactaaagtagtgatctaaacgcttttatattagtttacggaggaagtacttgtTAAGTGGTAGGTCAAGAAACACGAGTGAATTACCTGAATGTTCACAATGAGGAGCGAGGGGAAGGCGTCGTGGGGCTTGAGCGACGGGAGCGCGATGTGCTGCGCGATGTGGTGGACCTTCCTTGGGCAGGCAAACATGTCCGCTCCGATCGGGGTGTAGGGGGAGCAGTTTGGGGCTGGGGATTTCCTCTTGTCTCTGCAACCAGTTCATAAGCTTCAGTCAGGCATGCTGACAGACGAAATGCGCAGCGAGTGAACGCACATCAGGAGTTTCAGTAACGTTGCTTCTTACCTGAAGAAGCCCTCCCCTCTGACCCTGAACGCCGACGGCTCGAGGGCCGACCAGCAGCCCTCCGACGGCTTCTCGCCGGCCGCACACGGCAGCGTCAGGCCCGCTCTCGGCCGGTACAGGTACTTGGCCGAGCCAGCTGAGTTGGCCGTCATTTTTTGTCAGCAAAGCAGGAACGAAATGCTGACGAACAATTTGAACGCGGTGAAAGTGTTGATGTTGACTCACTCATTTCGGTCATCTCATCGCCCTCGTACGACCTCCTCCGGAAGGAGAGCCTGACGACGGCCGATTTCTTCCTCTGGTGGTGCGGGCTGAACCCGGCGACCGGCATCGGCTGCACCTTGTGGCTCGGGACGGAGCCCGGGAGAGGCCGAGGCGAGCAGGACGCCGCGCTCTGCGGTTCTTTCAGGCCACCGGCAGCGGCATGACCAGGAGCAGGAGCAGCGCCGGGGTCCTCGCTTTTCCCCGGGGGGTCGCCCTGGCACGCCTCCGCGTCCGCGATGCTCCGGAGCCGGTGCACGGCGTCCGCCAAGCACGCCGCGTCCTTGCACGGCGACGCGCTCGTGCCGCCGGCGACGTCTTCCGGGAGAGGATCTGGATTTTGCAAGGAGGGGAGCGTCTGAGCACCGCGAGCCTGGAACTTACTGCAGTGCAGGGCAGGAAAGATGGGGGCGAGCGCCATACCTCCACTGACGCTGGAGtaatcgttgtcgtcgtcgtcggagCCGGCCGAGTCTCCCAGCATGCTGACGGAGTCGTACCACGCCTCGTCGCAGATCACTGCAAAAACAAGAAAAGTTTCAGGGTTCCTTCTGATCGATGAAGTTTAGCACCGGCCGGAGAAGATGAGGCGTTGGTCGGCTTGGTGTCTCACCATTCCCTGCGTCCATCTGGCTGTGCTGCCACTGCAGCTGCGTGAGGTGGAGGGTCACGCCCGAGGCCGGCGGCGCGCCGTCGACGTGCACGACCCCGTGGCGCGCGGCGAAGCGGCCGGCCGCGTCCCCGGCGATCGCGGCGGACACCTTCCGGCGGAACCTGGTCGCCGTGGCCGACAGCTTCCTGGAGGACCTCCGGCGCCGCCTCGTGGTCGACACGCAAGAACCCATGGCCGCCCGGCACGCACACCTGAACGGACCAAACCTCGCAGAGTTAGCAACTCATGGCCGGCCCGCTAGAAGCTTGACGGACGGATATATCCCGCACTTTGGGAGAGACTCAAGGGCCGGATCAAAGAGCTTTACCTAGCCTTATCGATCAATCAATCTAGTAGTGACCTCCAATTATCTCAGACTCCTCAGCGGATAATGCCAAGAGAAAAGGGGTTCCTCTCGGACACGGGAGCGCGCCCGCCAACAATTCCGCAGTCTCCAGCTGCCTACCACCACCCCAAGCGACCCCGGGAGCCTCTACTTGTACCACTACCTCGCTATAAGCATCATCCTAAATCCTAATCATGGGATGGGAGGGGAGGGAGGCGAGAACGTGACGCGCATGCCACTTAGTTAATTGACCCGTGCCCGGCCTAAAGCGTGTTGATCATCCATTCCATGGGTGGATCCCCTCCCTGATCTTTCTTGCTCCGCAAAGGCGCGGCATATGAATCGCCGGGAAAGGGTAAAGAATTCCGAGGCGGAGGGGAGGGGCACTGCCCGGTCTCTGTCACGCGTGTTCCAGGAACCCAGCCCAACCGGACCTAACTCAGCGGGGTCGCAACAGTGCCACTGGCTCCACTAATTAATCCGGCCATGAAGCTTCTCAGCCTCCGTTCCGTTCACCCTGTTTTCTTATGGAGGGATGGAATAATGGTTAGGTGGTTCGACTGCTGCTCGAGGCTCGGTCGATCCAGGTTTGCTTGGGTTGGTTTGTTTAGGGTGGTCAAACTGCGGGTGAGTGCGCGTCTACTTGGTCACGGGGGAAGCTCGCCCTGCCTTGGCTGGTTTGTCTGAACAAGGAATAATGGTGGGAGAAAATCATGTCCCTGTTGATGGCTTTGACATGGCTTGCTTCCAAATCTCCGCAAACACATCCCCCACAAGCAAAACAAAATCCTCAGATTCGATGTGTGACATATATGCAAAGCGAGAGACCGCGACTGATGCGGACATGTAAAGAAAATATCATGTTTGTAcctttcaaaaaacaaaaaagaatcGTGTTTGAGCGAGCGGTTTTCGTTCTTTTTATGGTTGGTGCGTGCGCGCGCTTTAAGCTTTGCTTCTCGCCAAAATCGGAGTCgccttgtcgtcgtcgtcgtctctgCGGTCGACAGTATTGGTGGTCTTGGGCTCACTACCGAGGAGGTTGTAAGGATTCGGTTTCGCGGTTCGGGGGGCTAAGGTGGCGTCGGAGTCGATAGATTGCGGCCGTGATGGGCGATGTCGACGATGGTGGTGTGGCCGACATCGTGTGGCCTCCGTTGGGTTTGAGTTATGCTTGTTGCCTTTGCTCGGTAGACTGGTGGTGCTCGAGGCTCGCTTGCTTCTTACGATTTTCTTTAATCGACATCACAACTCTTTCCTCTTACAATGATGTGCGTGAACTCTTTGACGGCATtggttgccaaaaagtatatgtcATGTATTCCTCTCCACTAGAAAATGTAGGTCCTCTTTACGGTTTGGGCCACCCAACAAATATTACCCAAACATTTCTACTAGTATGAAATTGCAAATACTACATCCATTATAAAATATATGCCTTTCTAATGTACGTATATCTACTTTTATTTGAACGGGCATacttttgtatatatatatatacatataaatcGGTGGTCAGAGCTTCATGTTGAAGAGTATGCCAGATTTCGAAGCGGCTTACATTTATAGACAAGAGGGGACACTTTTACATGATTTGTGTAGACACAAAATCCCATTGAGTAGCACTATACGATATGTAGAGAGATCCTATGTCCATACTCCTTTAAACAAACTAAATTATAAAATGATTTGCTTTTCTTGGGCATAGCTTGCACGCCACTGTATGTAACAACACAAAAAGAAGGGAATATCAGCAACCACTAAACAAACAAATGGCACTGCAAACAGCTAGTAGCACTTGAAAAAGGCCGCCCTCCAAcctgatcaactacaacaacaaacTAATAAAGCTCATGCCAGTTTTATTTTTTGTATGCAGCGGAGAACCATTAAACAATGGTGATGCAGCCGGGCAGTCCAAGCCGTGACCTTTTCATATCAGAGGAAGAAGGAGCAGAGCACACATCGTCTGATCATCGCTCATAATGCATGCTGGTCGTACATCCTCCTTTCTTTTGCTGTCTGCTGGTGTGCTCCCCATGTTGGACCACGGCCCATAAATAAAACCCATGTACCGTCAAATCACAATCccggaaaaagaaaaagagaggaaaaaacaactgtgtgtgatggatggatggatggatggatgtgtgatGTATACGCACAACCTGTCATGTCAGGCAGCGAATGGCCGAACGTAGTGGGCGTGATGAATGCATGGCCCTGCGGCGTGTCGCTCTCTGTAGCAGGTTTTGaatcaagaaaagaaaaaaaaaatacacACCGACGTACATTGCATATGATGTGAAGTAGTAGTATCGTGTCCAGAAACAACAAAGGAGACCAACAGTGTGATTTATAGTATAAGGTAGAGGGAGCGATGGATCACCTCGTTTTGGCACGCACACCAGATGGTACCGGGTAATGTATGATGGCAACGCTTTTGTTGACGAACAACTGACAAGAGCAGGTGGTGAGGATGATACTAATGTTATACTAGTAGCGAAAAAATGAAGACCTTAATAGGAATAATTAGGCGGTGGGGCTATTTATATAGACTTGGCTGCGAGAAATTGAAAACATGAAGAAGCTAGGAGCAGCATAATGCTCTATCGGCGGTAGTGTGCGTTGGTGCAGATTCTGTTTTGCGATGTACACACCGCACTGACTGACTGAGTGCAGGAACGAGCACGGAAGAGGATCGGCGACGGGGACGCGTGCGTGCGTGCAGCCGCGGAACGCCGTGGTGGGGCGGCCGGGTGCGGTCTCCGGCATCGACGGGGAGACTTGACCGCGTACCGGCGCAGCACGCGGTCCCGAGAATTTCTGGCCCATTTTCGCTGTCGCGAATGCGAATTACGTCTCGACTCGACGAGTCTGAATCCAACACCTCCCTTTAGAATTTACTACTGTATATCTTTTTTTTGGAATAAGTTCTTCCttttagatagatagatagatcaacGGCGACTCTGCTTAGACCGGTCGATTTCTCCTGGGTTGGATCCAGCTGCGTGATTTCCCGGACACGGTTCGGTTATATTCCCGGCGAGGGAACCAACGGTGCGGATGGGTAGATCTTGGACGTGTGTCGTATGTTAGTTCAAGAAAGAAGAGCGGCTGTGCCCTGCCGTGCATGGTGGAGTTGCTTCCGTCTCGAGATTATACTTATTAACCAATAATTTAGTGCATGGTGGAGTGTTATCTTTTGAATGGTGGCCATCATTGGCACTAGTACAAAGCAGAAACCCCGATGAACACATGCTAATTGAAAGCTACTACGCACGAGAGCGATGAGTTCGGCGTTCGTTGGCCCGTGGTGAGtgcttctttttctttctctcttatcttaaATAATTGTCCACGGACCGGAGTGCTGATTTCTCTTCTGTTGGAAAGTTTTTTTTTAATGTTCTTCTGTTGGAAAGTGAAGGGCACCGGGCGAGGAACGTATGCATGCATGCGGCGCAGGAGCGGTTGATCGACCCCCACTCACTCACGTTATTATTCCGTCTCGTCGATCGTCTCCACATTCGCCGCATCTCTACTGCTCAACGCATCTGGAAGGAAGACCGGCCGATGGCCATGTACGCTTCTACTGTTGGTCAGCACGCGCGCCACTGCCACCGGAAAGAGACGGAGCTGCTTTGTATCGAGACATCGACAATCATCATTTCGGAAAGCATTGGCAGCAGTAGCTGCGGTGGCAGTGGGTGTCCGAATGCACCCCACTCCACGCATTTCTACATCGATTTTCATTTATTTATGTGCACGAATTGTTTGGTGCATACAAAGTCAATATGGTACAGGAAGAGCGTGCCCTAATCATCATCCATAGCTTCGGAGATAATGATGCAAGAAGCAAGCATGGCCGTGGAAACGGTTCGGAATTTCAAAGCGCGACTCAAAGGCTGTTCCGGTTTGAATTTCATGTTTATATGTTTATTAGAAAAAAAAGAATTCCATGTAACTCCCTCCAATCGGCCGCAACGTCGCAATGGAAGGAACGCTAGACCTCCCGCCCGATCTGGAATCAAGTTCTGAAACGATACTTCCCCATCGACAGCATCAAGCAGGGAATGGAAGTTACTGACGCACTGTGGCATTGCTTCTTTTGTCGCCGTTGCGCTTGACACTTTTTGTCGCCTCCGTCGCCTTGTAATCATGGTGATGTGGAAAGGCCGGGCCACGCGATATGATAGGCTGAGATACCAGCTAAGCTAAGCTGAGCTAGCCAGCAGTCTCCATCAGCATATGCCGTGAGTGACTGGCCGCCATTTGTCTACAAGCTAATTAATCTAAGCTTACTTGGGTGCTAAGCTGCGACCGAGGTTTCTACCTATAGCCTCGTCGATGTCTCTCCAAATATCAACAAGAATCCTTGGCATGTTCCGTCGATTATACTCCCTACTTAATTAGTAGTACTACCATACACATGAACTCACACGTCGTCTAATAAAGATCAGAGTCGTCATAGGTGTCACTAACTTCTTCTCCTACTGTCCCTCAAAAAGAAAAACTTCTTCTCCTACTCAAAATGAGGCCTCCTTTGATTTAAAGGATTTTTCACTGGAAAACATAGAAATGCTCATTCCATTGGAAGTGCTACTGTAGTGCCGTTTGATTTACAGGAAACAACTCGTAGGAATACTGTTGCAATCCAGAGAAACTCTGTTTGTCTCCTCTGATTTTGCAGGAACTGGAGCATTGAGTCGGACCTCTTTTTTACACGATGTCCGAGGCAATAGAGAGTTAATTCCTCTCGTGAGCCAACCCATGTTTTCTATGGGCGCAGTCCATTGAAGAAGGCACGTGCAACTGCAGAACTTGTGTCAGTTAGGTGCATGGCTTGTGTCTAGGCTAGTTTGCAGCAGTGCATGGTTTTTCTGCTAGTAATCCATTCCTACGTTTTCCGTTCCTGTGTTTCAAACATGCATCTGTTCCCTATTCCACTACTTTTCCTCTGCTTTTCATTCCTCTGTTTTACATGTGTCTTCTACGATATTCATGTGTTTTTTCTGTTCCAGTGTTTTTACAAtcttgtgaatcaaagaggccctgagTACTTTTTTTAGGGTATGGAAAATGATTAATTTTATCCTATCGCTGTAACTGGGCCTGCCCACCCCCGAAAAAAAACTTGGCCTGCCCAATCAATTTTACCTGGGCCTTGCATGCCTAAGCCTCACAGCCCACACTCCAGTACGATCTTTAAGTTCCTCAAGACGGCCCAATCGAGCCGCATTCCGCAGCCCTTTCCTCCCGCCCGCGGCGCGCGCCCAAAAGCTTCCCAATTCCCACTCTCCGTCGCCATTCCCCTTCTACTACCCCGTCCCGTGGATCTTAGGGTTCCGAcgacctccccgcgccgccggccgccaCCTAGCGCCCGCCGCCATGTCCCAGCCAACCACCCCTCGCCGCACCACCCGCGGCGCCGCCTTCGCTCCCGATTCGCCGGCCTCCCCTCCCAAATCCAGGCCCAAATCCTCGCACAGGCGCCAACTCCTCGCGGCGGCCGCCGGGCCCAACGACGGCGAACCCCTCGACGCGCTCCTCGAGGCGCTGCCGGGCCGCCGCGCGCAGGCGACCGACCTCCTCCGGCTCCTCGCGCCCGCCCCCGCGCTCCCCGTCCTGCTCCAcggcggcgccgccaccggcaAGACGCGCGCGCTCCTCCTCGCGCTGCGCCACCTCCGCCCCAGCCCGCGCCTCGTCTACGCCGCGCTccgctccctcccctcccctcgcgcGCTCTTCGCCTCCATCCTCTCGCAGCTCAACGCGCTGTCGTCCTCAAACTCCTCGCGGCAGCGCGTCCCTGACAAGCCATCCGACTTCATCGCTGCGCTCCGCGACGCACTTGCTGGCGTTGTTGCGCGGGGCGAGCTTGTTTATCTGGTGTTCGACAACCTGGAGGTTTCCAGGGGCTGGGACAAGGGCGGgcagcttctttcccttctcctcCGCCTCCACGATCTCCTCCGGTTACCGCAGGTCGTGCTCGTGTACGTGAGCAGCGCAACGCCTGACGCCTACTACACCATGACTGGCTCTGTTGAGCCGAATCATGTTTACTTCCCGGATTACACGGTGGATGAGGCCCGCGACATCCTGATGCGGGGCCAATCCAATCCGAAGCTGTACTCATCGTTCCTGGGGTAACGCACTTCTTCCTTCCTCTGTGTCGGTTTAATTCTGCTTCGAATGGATTGTGGCGTATTTCGCATCATGAGCAGCATACTTAATGAAGTTTTTGCTTTTCTTATACTGATGCTTTGGGCAGTGTGGTGCTGAAGCCATTATTCCGGGTGACAAGGAGGGTTGATGAGCTGGCAGCACTGCTGGAGCCGCTTTTCAGGAGGTACTGTGAGCCATTGGGGGACTTGCAGGCGGTTCCTGATGAGGGTATGAGGAGGCGATTGTTTGAGCATTTGCAACCACATTTGGCTGTGGCGTTGAATGAGACATTCAGTGTCCCCATGAGAGCTTCAGTGGAGAAGTGCAAAGATGACAGTTCTGGTGGAAAGGCTAGTGTTAAAAGGCAGTTTGGTGGTAGAGATGGTCTCTCGAGTGAATTGGAGTTCCACATGTCCGTATCAGCGAAATACCTACTGTTATCTGCTTTCTTGGCTTCAAGGAACCCCGCTACTCTAGATGCGGCTTTGTTCGATTCCACTGGAGGTTCTGATACCCGTAACCGCAAGAGAAAGTATGCCGCATGATATCATTTCTAGGCTCGCCCAAACTTTGCAGACTTTTTAGATGTTAACATTGTTGTTTTTTAATGCAGGAGCTCCCAGGCCTCGATAGACAGAAAGGATACCATGGCTGAGGAGATACTTATGAAAGGTCCTGGCACATTTCCTCTTGAGAGGCTCTTGGCCATATTTCAGTGCATCACATCAGTATCAGAAGATGTGCTTGATGAAGTTGAATGCCCAGACAGTATGATGGCTGGAAGTGGAACGAATGCTTTGATGTCAGATGTTCTGCTACAATTGTCAACGCTGTGCAATTCTAATTTCCTCTCTAAAAGTCGGAGCTGCCCATTAGAAGGCTCAGCTAGATACCGATCCAACATCGATGAAGATTTAGCTCTCAAGGTGAATATCTCATATCATTTGTAA
This window of the Triticum aestivum cultivar Chinese Spring chromosome 5D, IWGSC CS RefSeq v2.1, whole genome shotgun sequence genome carries:
- the LOC123122909 gene encoding origin of replication complex subunit 5 encodes the protein MSQPTTPRRTTRGAAFAPDSPASPPKSRPKSSHRRQLLAAAAGPNDGEPLDALLEALPGRRAQATDLLRLLAPAPALPVLLHGGAATGKTRALLLALRHLRPSPRLVYAALRSLPSPRALFASILSQLNALSSSNSSRQRVPDKPSDFIAALRDALAGVVARGELVYLVFDNLEVSRGWDKGGQLLSLLLRLHDLLRLPQVVLVYVSSATPDAYYTMTGSVEPNHVYFPDYTVDEARDILMRGQSNPKLYSSFLGVVLKPLFRVTRRVDELAALLEPLFRRYCEPLGDLQAVPDEGMRRRLFEHLQPHLAVALNETFSVPMRASVEKCKDDSSGGKASVKRQFGGRDGLSSELEFHMSVSAKYLLLSAFLASRNPATLDAALFDSTGGSDTRNRKRKSSQASIDRKDTMAEEILMKGPGTFPLERLLAIFQCITSVSEDVLDEVECPDSMMAGSGTNALMSDVLLQLSTLCNSNFLSKSRSCPLEGSARYRSNIDEDLALKVARSVGFPLSKYMYRR
- the LOC123122908 gene encoding uncharacterized protein is translated as MGSCVSTTRRRRRSSRKLSATATRFRRKVSAAIAGDAAGRFAARHGVVHVDGAPPASGVTLHLTQLQWQHSQMDAGNVICDEAWYDSVSMLGDSAGSDDDDNDYSSVSGDPLPEDVAGGTSASPCKDAACLADAVHRLRSIADAEACQGDPPGKSEDPGAAPAPGHAAAGGLKEPQSAASCSPRPLPGSVPSHKVQPMPVAGFSPHHQRKKSAVVRLSFRRRSYEGDEMTEMTGSAKYLYRPRAGLTLPCAAGEKPSEGCWSALEPSAFRVRGEGFFRDKRKSPAPNCSPYTPIGADMFACPRKVHHIAQHIALPSLKPHDAFPSLLIVNIQLPTYPTTMFGENDGDGVSLVLYFKISESFDKEISPQLKDSIKSVMNEEMEKVKGFPVDSNVPYTERLKILAGIVNPEDLQLSAAERRLVQTYNQKPVLSRPQHKFYKGSNYFEIDIDVHRFSYISRKGLETFRERLKHGVIDLGLTIQAQKAEELPEHVLCCMRLNKLDFADNGQIPTLITSSDE